Proteins encoded together in one Camelina sativa cultivar DH55 chromosome 9, Cs, whole genome shotgun sequence window:
- the LOC104712162 gene encoding uncharacterized protein LOC104712162 isoform X1, which produces MSNHQTQVSRQLEPWCELKDKVVLVTGASSGIGREICLDLAKAGCKIIAAARRVDRLNSLCSEINSYNSTGIQAAALELDVSSDAATIQKAVKEAWEIFGKIDVLINNAGIRGEVKTSLDVSEDEWEKVFRTNLTGPWLVSKYVCLMMRDAKRGGSVINISSIAGLHRGLLPGGLAYACSKGGVDTMSRMMALELGVHKIRVNSIAPGLFKSEITESLLQKEWMKNVTERIVPLKVQQTVDPGLTSLVRYLIHDASQHVSGNTYIVDSGNTLPGVPIFSSL; this is translated from the exons ATGAGCAATCATCAAACT CAGGTGTCGAGGCAATTGGAGCCATGGTGTGAACTTAAAGACAAAGTGGTTCTTGTGACAGGAGCTTCTTCTGGTATAGGAAGAGAGATCTGTCTTGATCTGGCTAAAGCTGGCTGTAAGATTATCGCAGCAGCTCGTCGTGTCGACAGACTCAACTCTCTCTGCTCTGAAATTAACAGCTATAATTCAACCGGAATCCAAGCTGCAGCTCTTGAGCTTGACGTTTCATCAGATGCAGCTACAATTCAGAAAGCGGTTAAGGAAGCTTGGGAAATCTTTGGAAAGATCGATGTGTTGATCAACAATGCCGGAATCAGAGGCGAGGTCAAGACGAGTTTGGATGTGTCAGAGGATGAGTGGGAGAAAGTCTTCAGGACCAACTTAACCGGACCTTGGTTAGTCTCCAAATACGTGTGCCTTATGATGCGTGACGCTAAACGCGGTGGCTCGGTGATAAACATCTCATCAATCGCAGGGCTTCACCGTGGGTTGTTGCCCGGTGGACTCGCATATGCTTGTTCCAAAGGCGGAGTTGATACTATGTCGAGGATGATGGCACTTGAGTTAGGCGTTCACAAGATCAGAGTAAACTCGATCGCACCGGGGCTTTTCAAGTCAGAGATTACAGAAAGTCTCCTGCAGAAAGAGTGGATGAAGAACGTGACCGAGCGTATTGTCCCGTTGAAGGTGCAACAAACTGTGGATCCCGGGCTTACCTCTCTTGTTCGCTATCTCATTCATGACGCTTCTCAACATGTGTCCGGGAACACATACATTGTCGATTCCGGAAATACATTGCCCGGTGTGCCCATTTTCTCATCTCTCTGA
- the LOC104712162 gene encoding uncharacterized protein LOC104712162 isoform X2 yields MSNHQTVSRQLEPWCELKDKVVLVTGASSGIGREICLDLAKAGCKIIAAARRVDRLNSLCSEINSYNSTGIQAAALELDVSSDAATIQKAVKEAWEIFGKIDVLINNAGIRGEVKTSLDVSEDEWEKVFRTNLTGPWLVSKYVCLMMRDAKRGGSVINISSIAGLHRGLLPGGLAYACSKGGVDTMSRMMALELGVHKIRVNSIAPGLFKSEITESLLQKEWMKNVTERIVPLKVQQTVDPGLTSLVRYLIHDASQHVSGNTYIVDSGNTLPGVPIFSSL; encoded by the exons ATGAGCAATCATCAAACT GTGTCGAGGCAATTGGAGCCATGGTGTGAACTTAAAGACAAAGTGGTTCTTGTGACAGGAGCTTCTTCTGGTATAGGAAGAGAGATCTGTCTTGATCTGGCTAAAGCTGGCTGTAAGATTATCGCAGCAGCTCGTCGTGTCGACAGACTCAACTCTCTCTGCTCTGAAATTAACAGCTATAATTCAACCGGAATCCAAGCTGCAGCTCTTGAGCTTGACGTTTCATCAGATGCAGCTACAATTCAGAAAGCGGTTAAGGAAGCTTGGGAAATCTTTGGAAAGATCGATGTGTTGATCAACAATGCCGGAATCAGAGGCGAGGTCAAGACGAGTTTGGATGTGTCAGAGGATGAGTGGGAGAAAGTCTTCAGGACCAACTTAACCGGACCTTGGTTAGTCTCCAAATACGTGTGCCTTATGATGCGTGACGCTAAACGCGGTGGCTCGGTGATAAACATCTCATCAATCGCAGGGCTTCACCGTGGGTTGTTGCCCGGTGGACTCGCATATGCTTGTTCCAAAGGCGGAGTTGATACTATGTCGAGGATGATGGCACTTGAGTTAGGCGTTCACAAGATCAGAGTAAACTCGATCGCACCGGGGCTTTTCAAGTCAGAGATTACAGAAAGTCTCCTGCAGAAAGAGTGGATGAAGAACGTGACCGAGCGTATTGTCCCGTTGAAGGTGCAACAAACTGTGGATCCCGGGCTTACCTCTCTTGTTCGCTATCTCATTCATGACGCTTCTCAACATGTGTCCGGGAACACATACATTGTCGATTCCGGAAATACATTGCCCGGTGTGCCCATTTTCTCATCTCTCTGA